One window of Canis lupus baileyi chromosome 21, mCanLup2.hap1, whole genome shotgun sequence genomic DNA carries:
- the ZNF408 gene encoding zinc finger protein 408, with protein sequence MAVSGRSGIEDAHFRRKEAFLEGMEEAEELLSKGERLRLAPDPRLGLDLGWIPSGQGCAQGLKDFPPEPTRAVLALQSLPRGLALGPSFAEEQRLGVWCVGEPLQPGLLWGPLEEESVPEQKDEGVKPRRKEDVSLGPWGDVCACEQSSGWISLVQRSRLESEGNVAPVRISEKLHLQVYRIILPGFELLLWPQPPSDGLSHTQPRLEEEAAMAVLTEVDSVVQQEVDSPGEDATEPWTDPGHQSPPSIQAESMVGPGLKPQTQDQLSKETQLLGPLPQDGSMDEEDPAQTQMPPESQSSSATQQGTESSEASSSFSARDNQLRAYVVKKLRGPSGQCPPREMTSEPRAQQAGEQQQPGFPACLRSPPGPAGSSPKQRRRYRCGECGKAFLQLCHLKKHAFVHTGHKPFLCTECGKSYSSEESFKAHMLGHRGVRPFPCPQCDKAYGTRRDLKEHQVVHSGARPFACDQCGKAFARRPSLRLHRKTHQVPAPPAPCPCPVCGRPLANQGSLRNHMRLHTGEKPFLCPHCGRAFRQRGNLRGHLRLHTGERPYHCPHCADAFPQLPELRRHLISHTGEAYLCPVCGKALRDPHTLRAHERLHSGERPFPCPQCGRAYTLATKLRRHLKSHLADKPYRCPTCGMGYTLPQSLKRHQLSHQPGVPTSPPSSPPSVPPAVSEPTVVLLQTEPELLDACREQDVSPTQDVFEVTISESQDKCFVVPEEPGPTSSLVFIHKDMGFSAWAEVVEVETGT encoded by the exons ATGGCTGTTTCCGGGAGGAGCGGAATAGAAGACGCTCACTTCCGGCGGAAGGAGGCTTTTCTGGAGGGGATGGAGGAGGCGGAGGAGTTGCTTTCCAAGGGCGAGAGACTGCGGTTGG CCCCCGACCCACGCCTGGGCCTGGACTTGGGATGGATCCCCTCTGGACAAGGCTGTGCTCAGGGCCTCAAAGACTTCCCGCCCGAGCCGACCCGGGCCGTCCTCGCTCTGCAGAGCCTCCCCCGGGGCTTGGCCCTTGGCCCTTCATTCGCCGAGGAGCAGCGCTTGGGAGTCTGGTGTGTCGGGGAGCCCCTGCAGCCGGGACTGCTCTGGGGGCCGCTGGAAGAGGAGTCCGTCCCCGAGCAGAAGGACGAAGGAGTGAAGCCACGGCGGAAGGAG GACGTGTCACTAGGCCCATGGGGAGACGTGTGTGCTTGTGAGCAGAGTTCAGGCTGGATCAG TTTGGTGCAGCGGAGCAGGCTGGAAAGTGAGGGAAATGTGGCGCCGGTGCGGATCAGCGAGAAACTTCATCTGCAGGTGTACCGGATCATACTGCCAGGCTTTGAGTTGCTCCTGTGGCCCCAGCCTCCCTCTGATGGCCTGAGCCACACCCAGCCCAGGCTAGAAGAAGAGGCAGCCATGGCTGTGCTGACAGAAGTGGACTCTGTGGTACAGCAGGAGGTGGACTCCCCAGGGGAAGATGCAACAGAACCTTGGACAG ATCCTGGTCACCAGTCACCACCCAGCATCCAGGCAGAGAGTATGGTAGGCCCTGGACTCAAGCCCCAAACCCAGGATCAGCTTTCCAAGGAGACCCAACTGCTTGGCCCGCTCCCTCAGGATGGCAGCATGGATGAGGAGGACCCAGCCCAGACACAGATGCCACCTGAATCTCAGAGCAGCTCTGCTACCCAGCAGGGCACAGAGAGCAGTGAGGCCAGTTCCTCATTCTCTGCCAGGGACAATCAGCTACGTGCTTATGTGGTCAAGAAGTTACGTGGTCCCAGTGGTCAGTGCCCACCCAGAGAAATGACCTcggagcccagggcccagcaggctggAGAACAGCAACAACCGGGCTTCCCAGCATGCTTGAGGAGCCCTCCTGGCCCAGCAGGAAGCTCCCCAAAACAGAGGCGACGGTACCGGTGTGGGGAATGTGGTAAGGCCTTTCTACAACTGTGCCACCTGAAGAAGCACGCATTTGTGCACACGGGCCACAAACCCTTCCTTTGCACTGAGTGTGGCAAGAGCTATAGCTCAGAGGAGAGCTTCAAAGCCCATATGCTGGGCCACCGTGGGGTGCGACCCTTTCCTTGCCCACAATGTGACAAGGCCTATGGCACCCGGCGAGACCTCAAAGAGCACCAGGTGGTACATTCAGGTGCCAGGCCCTTTGCTTGTGACCAGTGTGGCAAGGCCTTCGCCCGCCGGCCTTCCCTGCGGTTGCATCGCAAGACCCACCAGGTGCCAGCGCCCCCTGCCCCGTGCCCATGCCCTGTGTGTGGCCGGCCCCTTGCCAACCAGGGCTCCCTGCGAAACCACATGCGGCTCCACACCGGGGAAAAGCCTTTCCTGTGCCCACACTGTGGCCGTGCATTCCGCCAGCGGGGCAACCTGCGTGGGCACTTGCGGCTGCACACGGGGGAGCGTCCTTACCACTGCCCTCACTGTGCTGATGCCTTTCCTCAGCTCCCTGAGCTTCGACGCCATCTTATCTCTCACACTGGGGAGGCCTACTTGTGCCCTGTGTGCGGGAAAGCCCTTCGAGACCCACACACACTGCGTGCTCATGAGCGCCTGCACTCAGGGGAGAGGCCCTTCCCATGCCCACAGTGTGGCCGTGCTTACACACTGGCTACCAAGCTGAGGCGCCACCTCAAATCCCACCTAGCTGACAAGCCCTACCGCTGTCCCACCTGTGGCATGGGCTATACCCTCCCCCAAAGCCTCAAGCGCCACCAGCTCAGTCACCAGCCTGGGGTACCCACCAGCCCACCCTCCAGCCCACCCTCTGTGCCACCCGCTGTTTCTGAGCCCACTGTAGTATTACTGCAGACTGAACCAGAACTGCTAGACGCATGCAGGGAGCAGGACGTCTCCCCAACCCAGGACGTCTTTGAGGTCACCATTTCGGAGAGCCAGGATAAGTGCTTTGTGGTGCCTGAAGAACCAGGCCCCACGTCCAGCCTGGTGTTCATCCATAAGGACATGGGTTTTAGTGCCTGGGCAGAAGTGGTGGAGGTGGAGACGGGCACCtaa